The following coding sequences lie in one Pontibacter sp. G13 genomic window:
- a CDS encoding penicillin acylase family protein codes for MRWIKFILSAIITGFLLYLLAGPISKSESFPGVPFSLGEFFSPFHGFWKQASPTLPTDDAELNLPELKAPVQVVIDDRHVPHVFAQNDHDLYFTQGYLHAKDRLWQMEFQVFAASGRLSEIFGSGPDGVILDMDRENRRKGMIFGAERSLNFWKSDPLTMNAAEAYSAGINAYIESLSERDLPIEYKLQNYKPEPWTPLKTAIFLKYMSNSLASGAYDLEHTNALHLWGPELVALLYPDTEYDNDPIVPANTRWRKRDAEPQPATPATYHPDSLLKSYTSFEKSSEIVGSNNWAVSGSKSATGKPMLANDPHLGLNLPAIWYEMQLTAPGTNSYGATFPGSPGVILGFNDSIAWGSTNGSQDVLDFYAVEFRDESKQECLFDGQWIPVKVQYDTFLVKGQAPFIDTVYYTHVGPVMYDERFGEQEVPLAIRWMAHEASNELRTFLSFNRSKNYADYLEALTTYSCPSQNFVFASAAGDIAIWQQGKYVNKWPQQGKFVLDASRKDHMWNEFIPQEQVPHVHNPAEGFVSSANQRPTTDAFPYYYNGRFSPYRGRRIHDLLASKDTFTVKDMMDYQLDNYSVYAADLLPILLEKLDTSSITGTRRVAYDMLANWEDFMYVKAAKEPTLFEQWWTTLDSMMWYDDIAMSDLPLRWPQRHTTIGLLMTREQFEFYGKAGDSVSVSRTELINRSFHAAMDDLLAAKPDPADWTWEGEKQTDILHLTRVLSPFSVLGIPTDGNAAILNATGKRHGPSWRMVVALGDEVEAYGIYPGGQSGNPGDAGYDAFVGDWAQGSYYKLWFMDGPQDARNTPIQHLIIKNAQTE; via the coding sequence ATGCGTTGGATAAAATTCATCCTGTCAGCCATCATCACGGGGTTCCTGTTGTACCTCTTGGCTGGACCTATCTCCAAAAGCGAATCCTTCCCGGGAGTTCCTTTTTCTCTGGGGGAATTCTTCTCTCCTTTTCACGGATTCTGGAAACAGGCAAGCCCCACCTTGCCTACCGATGATGCTGAGCTCAATCTTCCCGAGCTGAAGGCGCCTGTCCAGGTAGTGATCGATGATCGACATGTCCCTCATGTATTCGCTCAAAACGACCACGATCTGTACTTCACGCAGGGCTACCTCCACGCCAAGGATCGTCTCTGGCAAATGGAGTTTCAGGTATTTGCAGCATCTGGAAGACTTTCAGAAATCTTTGGTTCGGGTCCTGACGGAGTCATTTTGGACATGGATCGCGAAAACCGAAGAAAGGGAATGATCTTCGGGGCTGAGCGCTCTCTCAATTTCTGGAAATCAGATCCGTTGACGATGAATGCTGCCGAGGCGTACTCCGCAGGTATCAATGCATACATCGAATCCCTTTCTGAAAGAGATCTGCCCATTGAATACAAGCTCCAGAATTACAAGCCGGAACCTTGGACACCGCTCAAAACGGCCATTTTCCTCAAATATATGTCCAACTCATTGGCCTCTGGAGCCTATGACTTGGAACACACCAACGCCCTGCACCTTTGGGGACCAGAACTAGTGGCCTTGCTCTATCCAGATACCGAGTACGACAATGATCCTATCGTCCCTGCCAATACACGTTGGAGAAAAAGAGATGCAGAACCGCAGCCAGCCACTCCGGCAACCTACCATCCTGATTCTCTCCTGAAGTCTTATACTTCCTTCGAGAAATCCAGCGAAATCGTGGGATCGAACAACTGGGCAGTTTCTGGTTCCAAATCCGCAACCGGAAAGCCCATGCTTGCCAATGATCCTCACCTCGGTTTGAATCTCCCGGCGATTTGGTACGAAATGCAATTGACTGCACCGGGAACCAATTCCTATGGAGCCACCTTCCCGGGATCCCCAGGCGTCATCTTGGGATTCAATGATTCGATTGCTTGGGGCTCTACCAATGGTTCTCAAGATGTACTGGACTTCTATGCAGTAGAATTTAGAGATGAATCCAAGCAAGAATGTCTATTCGACGGACAATGGATTCCAGTCAAGGTGCAGTACGACACCTTCTTGGTAAAAGGCCAAGCACCATTCATCGACACCGTTTACTACACACATGTAGGCCCAGTCATGTACGATGAGCGATTTGGAGAACAAGAAGTTCCTCTGGCGATCCGTTGGATGGCGCATGAGGCGTCGAATGAGCTACGGACCTTCTTGTCATTCAACCGCTCCAAAAACTATGCGGATTATCTGGAGGCTTTGACGACTTATTCCTGCCCTTCACAGAATTTCGTGTTTGCTAGTGCTGCTGGAGATATTGCGATCTGGCAACAGGGGAAATACGTCAACAAATGGCCACAGCAAGGAAAATTCGTTCTAGATGCCAGTCGAAAAGACCACATGTGGAATGAATTCATCCCACAAGAACAAGTTCCGCATGTGCATAACCCAGCTGAAGGATTCGTCAGTTCTGCCAATCAACGGCCTACTACGGATGCATTCCCATATTATTACAATGGCCGATTCAGCCCATACCGGGGTCGTCGAATCCACGACTTATTGGCCTCCAAGGATACATTCACCGTCAAGGACATGATGGATTACCAGCTGGACAATTACAGTGTCTACGCTGCTGATTTGCTTCCTATTCTGTTGGAAAAACTCGATACTTCGTCCATCACAGGCACCCGCCGAGTGGCTTATGACATGCTTGCCAATTGGGAGGACTTCATGTATGTGAAGGCTGCCAAAGAACCCACGCTCTTCGAGCAATGGTGGACCACGCTGGATTCTATGATGTGGTATGACGATATCGCCATGTCTGACCTTCCTCTGAGATGGCCACAGCGCCATACGACTATCGGATTGCTGATGACTCGGGAGCAATTTGAATTTTACGGCAAGGCAGGCGACAGCGTATCGGTATCCAGAACGGAATTGATTAATCGCTCCTTCCATGCTGCTATGGATGACTTGTTGGCTGCCAAGCCCGATCCAGCTGACTGGACTTGGGAGGGGGAAAAGCAGACAGATATCTTGCACCTGACACGGGTACTTTCTCCGTTCAGTGTGTTGGGAATCCCGACCGATGGAAATGCAGCCATCCTGAATGCCACCGGTAAGCGTCATGGGCCTTCTTGGCGTATGGTCGTCGCATTGGGAGACGAAGTGGAAGCATACGGAATCTACCCCGGTGGACAATCTGGCAATCCAGGAGATGCTGGATATGATGCATTCGTGGGTGATTGGGCTCAAGGTTCCTACTACAAATTGTGGTTCATGGATGGTCCTCAAGACGCGAGAAACACTCCTATTCAGCATTTGATCATCAAAAACGCTCAGACAGAATGA
- a CDS encoding Brp/Blh family beta-carotene 15,15'-dioxygenase, whose amino-acid sequence MGQSRFLFLGITLVVLIAGHIFQPIPPHIETIWAFALILIVGIPHGAVDHVSFRAQYPVHPIWFYVGYMSLVGLYLLSWISFPAFSISIFLLLSAFHFGQSQFSDLSKIPKWVFVIMAGSWGTSILSGLIFYHFESIEQLLLQSPDLSQMAVVLNYEWFDGIWRGSTIVAFGGLVMAYMGGYIGKPRLGYEIAIFCLIHICFWVLPLLVGFCVYFVVWHSAKVMGEDYGIIRSRKPSLTFWGFVKLLIPFTLFSIFGITMIIAISLLGWIQVSEILMVLVMLSILTLPHSIIMDGFYRQLYPSKPSL is encoded by the coding sequence ATGGGTCAGTCTCGTTTTTTATTCTTGGGAATTACTTTGGTGGTCCTCATTGCAGGTCACATTTTCCAGCCAATTCCTCCTCATATAGAAACCATCTGGGCTTTTGCCTTGATCCTCATTGTGGGAATCCCGCACGGAGCAGTAGATCACGTATCGTTTCGCGCCCAATATCCTGTCCATCCGATTTGGTTTTATGTAGGATACATGAGTCTGGTGGGCCTCTATTTACTGTCTTGGATCAGTTTTCCGGCATTTAGCATCTCGATATTCTTGCTGCTTTCGGCCTTTCATTTTGGGCAATCTCAGTTTTCAGATTTGAGCAAAATTCCCAAGTGGGTATTTGTCATCATGGCTGGGAGTTGGGGCACAAGCATTCTGTCCGGGTTGATCTTCTATCATTTTGAATCTATTGAGCAGCTCCTGTTACAATCCCCGGATCTCAGCCAAATGGCTGTAGTTCTCAACTACGAATGGTTTGATGGCATCTGGCGCGGGAGTACCATTGTGGCTTTCGGAGGATTGGTGATGGCGTACATGGGCGGCTATATTGGTAAACCTCGACTGGGCTACGAGATCGCCATTTTTTGCCTCATTCATATATGTTTTTGGGTACTCCCCTTGCTGGTTGGATTCTGTGTTTATTTCGTGGTTTGGCATTCGGCCAAGGTCATGGGCGAGGATTACGGGATTATTAGAAGTCGAAAACCTTCCCTGACGTTTTGGGGATTTGTGAAACTACTGATCCCCTTCACGCTGTTCAGTATTTTTGGGATCACCATGATCATAGCCATTTCTCTGCTGGGCTGGATACAGGTATCAGAAATCTTGATGGTTTTGGTCATGCTATCCATATTAACCCTTCCGCACAGCATTATCATGGATGGGTTTTATCGTCAATTGTATCCGTCGAAACCTAGCCTTTGA
- a CDS encoding PfkB family carbohydrate kinase has protein sequence MKGLFIGLTTIDLQYVLPSFPATNSKHKTSQMQVDIGGPATNAAATFACLGGDSEVCTMVGDHAWTFFIQQEFRRYALRLWDLIPNESILPPLASVWTTADTGDRTIVVNQLASPQWSSSQLEELDWTGIEIVLVDGFHLEAAIPLAKIARQRGIPVVFDGGSWKPGLPELLPWVDMAICSADFKVPGSTSVFNGLRTFGIQSMAITQGSGPILLEILGKQHSIQVEKVPVVDTLGAGDVFHGAACMGWLKFGNWPKALKYASVIAGKSVQYVGAKTWIHE, from the coding sequence ATGAAAGGACTATTCATCGGATTGACCACGATTGACCTGCAATATGTGTTGCCATCATTTCCAGCTACCAATTCGAAGCACAAGACTTCACAGATGCAAGTCGATATAGGTGGACCAGCAACGAATGCTGCAGCAACTTTTGCTTGTTTGGGAGGTGATTCCGAGGTCTGTACAATGGTCGGCGATCATGCATGGACCTTTTTCATACAACAAGAGTTTCGGCGGTATGCCCTTAGGCTTTGGGATTTGATCCCCAATGAATCCATTCTTCCGCCACTTGCTTCAGTGTGGACAACCGCAGATACGGGAGATCGGACTATTGTCGTCAATCAACTAGCTAGTCCTCAATGGTCTTCCTCCCAACTTGAAGAGCTGGATTGGACAGGAATCGAGATCGTGCTTGTGGATGGATTTCATCTGGAGGCGGCCATTCCGCTAGCCAAAATCGCTAGGCAAAGGGGAATTCCAGTCGTTTTTGATGGGGGAAGCTGGAAGCCTGGCTTGCCTGAGTTATTGCCTTGGGTCGATATGGCAATTTGCTCAGCAGATTTTAAGGTACCCGGATCAACCTCTGTATTCAATGGATTAAGGACATTTGGGATTCAGAGTATGGCCATTACTCAAGGATCAGGTCCTATTCTGCTGGAAATATTGGGGAAACAACATTCGATTCAGGTAGAAAAGGTTCCGGTCGTAGACACCTTAGGCGCAGGGGATGTGTTTCATGGAGCAGCCTGTATGGGGTGGTTGAAATTTGGGAACTGGCCCAAGGCTTTGAAATACGCATCGGTCATTGCAGGGAAATCCGTGCAATATGTGGGAGCCAAAACGTGGATACATGAATAG
- a CDS encoding YifB family Mg chelatase-like AAA ATPase, translating to MLVKAFGSAVSGIHATIITVEVNVALGGNPSFYIVGLPDNAVREGRDRIRTAFNNNGYKLPRKVVTVNMAPADILKVGASYDLTVAMGLLAADHEIRPDLLSEYLIMGELSLDGSLRPIKGALPIAIEARKRGFKGLILPKQNASEAAIVNELEVIPVAHLREAAEFLDGQFEIKPLVRDTRDIFFHAQTDFPFDFSDVKGQENVKRAMEVAAAGGHNAIMVGPPGSGKTMLAKRMSTILPPLTLHEALETTKIHSVTGLLGEESSLVAHRPFRSPHHTTSDVALVGGGGNPQPGEISLAHNGVLFLDELPEFKRSVLEVLRQPLEERRITVSRARLTVEYPASFMLIASMNPCPCGYFNHPDKECVCAPQVVQRYLSKISGPLMDRIDLHIEVTPVPFEELAAKEDGEKSIDIQQRVIKAREIQLERFKDHPGIYSNAMMPPQMVRKVCVIDKFGESLLKIAMKKLDLSARAFDRILKVARTIADLAGSEEIKPDHVAEAIQYRSLDRESWAG from the coding sequence ATGCTCGTTAAAGCGTTTGGCAGTGCCGTCTCTGGCATCCATGCCACTATCATCACGGTCGAGGTGAATGTCGCCCTCGGCGGAAATCCCTCTTTCTATATCGTAGGCCTCCCCGACAACGCAGTTCGAGAAGGAAGGGATCGAATCCGAACCGCATTCAACAACAACGGCTACAAATTGCCGCGCAAGGTTGTAACGGTCAATATGGCACCTGCAGATATTCTCAAAGTAGGAGCATCTTATGATTTGACTGTTGCGATGGGGTTATTGGCTGCCGATCATGAGATTCGGCCAGATTTGTTGTCGGAGTACCTGATTATGGGAGAATTGTCTTTGGATGGATCTCTCCGGCCCATCAAAGGAGCCCTCCCCATTGCGATTGAAGCTCGAAAGCGTGGATTCAAGGGACTCATTCTCCCCAAGCAAAATGCGTCTGAAGCAGCGATCGTCAATGAGCTAGAAGTGATTCCGGTTGCTCACCTTAGAGAGGCTGCGGAGTTTTTGGATGGGCAGTTTGAGATCAAGCCATTGGTACGGGACACCCGCGATATTTTCTTTCACGCACAAACAGATTTTCCCTTCGACTTCTCCGATGTCAAGGGACAGGAAAATGTCAAACGCGCCATGGAGGTAGCTGCCGCAGGAGGACACAATGCCATCATGGTAGGACCGCCTGGTTCAGGCAAGACCATGTTGGCCAAACGAATGTCCACCATTCTCCCTCCGCTCACGCTACATGAAGCACTAGAAACTACCAAAATCCATTCGGTTACTGGACTTTTGGGGGAAGAGTCATCGCTTGTTGCCCATCGCCCTTTCCGGTCTCCACACCACACCACTTCGGATGTTGCTTTGGTGGGAGGAGGAGGAAATCCTCAGCCCGGCGAAATTAGCCTTGCTCACAATGGCGTGCTGTTTCTCGATGAACTGCCTGAGTTCAAGCGATCAGTTCTGGAAGTACTTCGCCAGCCGCTAGAAGAACGCAGAATCACGGTTTCCAGAGCGAGGCTCACGGTGGAGTATCCTGCCAGCTTCATGTTGATCGCAAGCATGAATCCCTGCCCATGTGGCTATTTCAATCATCCAGACAAGGAATGCGTCTGTGCGCCTCAGGTAGTTCAGCGGTATTTATCCAAAATCAGTGGTCCACTGATGGATCGGATTGACCTTCATATCGAGGTGACTCCTGTACCTTTCGAAGAATTGGCAGCAAAGGAAGACGGAGAAAAGAGTATCGACATTCAGCAACGGGTGATCAAAGCTCGAGAGATCCAGTTGGAAAGATTCAAGGACCATCCGGGAATTTACTCCAATGCGATGATGCCTCCTCAGATGGTGCGAAAGGTATGTGTCATTGACAAATTTGGCGAAAGTCTCCTCAAAATTGCCATGAAGAAGCTCGATCTATCGGCACGGGCTTTCGATCGAATTTTGAAAGTCGCCAGAACCATTGCGGATCTAGCAGGAAGCGAAGAGATTAAGCCGGATCATGTGGCTGAAGCCATCCAATACCGTAGTTTGGATCGGGAGAGTTGGGCAGGATGA
- a CDS encoding type I restriction enzyme HsdR N-terminal domain-containing protein, translating into MMEELIFPAYPLHTHEEDGQTYIWDIIRKKWMVLQPEEWVRQHLVHFLILDRQVSKNRISVEKEIRYLKQRKRFDVVVYDAYGKPFILCECKAPEVPIKQAAFHQVARYNQQIQAPHLLLTNGKVFYFFSLAEDGSYALQENAWYE; encoded by the coding sequence ATGATGGAAGAGTTGATTTTCCCAGCATATCCGCTCCATACGCATGAAGAAGATGGACAAACCTACATTTGGGACATCATTCGCAAAAAATGGATGGTGCTCCAACCAGAGGAATGGGTACGCCAGCATCTGGTGCACTTTCTCATCCTCGATCGGCAGGTTTCCAAAAATCGAATTAGCGTCGAAAAGGAAATTCGGTATCTGAAGCAGCGCAAACGATTTGACGTAGTGGTGTACGATGCCTACGGAAAGCCCTTCATCCTATGCGAATGCAAGGCGCCGGAAGTACCCATCAAGCAGGCGGCATTTCATCAGGTCGCTCGCTACAATCAGCAAATTCAAGCCCCTCATTTGCTGCTGACCAACGGCAAAGTCTTCTATTTCTTCTCTCTGGCAGAGGATGGCTCTTACGCTCTCCAGGAAAATGCTTGGTACGAATAG
- a CDS encoding iron-sulfur cluster assembly accessory protein: protein MIKVSDAAFAHIHKLRESENLDDSYGLRVSVEGGGCSGLTYKLDFDNAEQPGDQVIEDKGVKIFVNMKSLLYLVGTELDYTGGLSGKGFHFSNPNASRTCACGESFSV from the coding sequence ATGATCAAAGTATCGGATGCAGCATTTGCGCACATCCACAAGCTCCGCGAATCGGAGAACTTGGACGACAGCTATGGTCTCCGCGTAAGCGTGGAAGGCGGCGGTTGTTCAGGTCTTACCTATAAATTGGACTTTGACAATGCCGAGCAACCGGGCGATCAGGTGATTGAGGACAAAGGCGTCAAGATTTTCGTCAATATGAAGAGCCTCCTCTATCTGGTCGGCACGGAGCTGGATTATACGGGCGGTCTTTCTGGCAAGGGATTCCACTTCAGCAATCCCAATGCAAGCAGAACTTGTGCTTGCGGAGAAAGCTTTTCAGTCTGA